The DNA region CTTGTTGTGCAGCTAATAGTCGTGTCCATGAGTTTTTCGAGACACCATATTTCAAGTCGGGGATCCAACCTCTCCCTGGTGCTCAAATGACCCTGCAGAAATTATCAAGATTTTGCAACCTATCAGTTGTAACGTACGCTTTTGCTTCTGATTTTACTTCAACGCGTAGCAGAATCTGCAATTCATCTACTAATAATATCTTTATGTTCGTATATGTTTATGTTCGATCAGATCTCGGCAGAATGCAATCAAGGATCATACACTTGAGTGGATAGAGAATAACTTTTCAGGTTTGTTTGATGAGATTCACTTTGGAAACCATTTCGCTCTTGATGGAGGGTCAAGGCCAAAGTCAGAGATTTGTAGGTCTTTAAATGCGAAGGTTCTTATTGACGATAACCCAAGCTATGCAATCGAGTGTGCTGAAGCAGGTATTAGAGTCTTACTTTTCGATTACGAAAATTCGTATCCTTGGTCTAAGACTGAGTTTGCTGAGAAGCATCCACTGGTGCATAAAGTTGAGAATTGGGAAGAAGTTGAACAAGAATTGATGTCATTGATAGTTTCGTAGTTACTAAAAATCATGGATTTTGTGGAAAGAACTCTTTTTGATGTACTAACCGGACTATTGAGATGTACTAGAGACGAACTATTTGTCGTAATAGTCTACAGCGAGGACGGATTTGGATTCCTGCTGCACGCAAATACAGATCTTGGCTGTTCGATTTAAAATCAACTGTCAAGATTGTTAAGTTAGTTTGTTGATGGTGTCATCTGCTGCGTCTGTTGTTAAATCAACGGCCGAGATTGTCCGTAGCATGTAAACTGCATGTTAAATCATTAAAAGT from Lathyrus oleraceus cultivar Zhongwan6 chromosome 1, CAAS_Psat_ZW6_1.0, whole genome shotgun sequence includes:
- the LOC127136356 gene encoding uncharacterized protein LOC127136356; amino-acid sequence: MVHLLNYDPCPYFTRAFCQYPCYSEVKRSVRFNVKACFDSCNNNGNDNVNAKRVFLKEKKNENSTNVEHRSQGGSHNKPFCFPDYQFSQKLVVAVDVDEVLGNFVSALNKFIADRYLSNYSVSEYHVYEFFKIWNCSRDEANSRVHEFFETPYFKSGIQPLPGAQMTLQKLSRFCNLSVVTSRQNAIKDHTLEWIENNFSGLFDEIHFGNHFALDGGSRPKSEICRSLNAKVLIDDNPSYAIECAEAGIRVLLFDYENSYPWSKTEFAEKHPLVHKVENWEEVEQELMSLIVS